DNA from Chrysiogenia bacterium:
TACGGATGAGTCGGGCGCGTGTGCCGCATCGTCATCAGCGGGCAAACCCTCCGGCATGGGATCGCCGCAGCGGATGCACAGATCCGGGCGGCCCTCGCCGAAGAGCCAGGGGATCTTCGCCTCGCAGGGGGCGCACAGCTGCACGCTCGCGCGGGCCCGCTGCAGGGGCGCATCACAGAACGCGCACGCAGGCGGGAATACGACGTCGAGCACAAGACGGCCCGCCGCCGCGGCACGCCCGGCGCGAAATTGGACAAATTGTTCCATGCACAAACAGCCCTCGTCGGTGCAGGGGCGTTGAGGGTGCAGGGAGCGTGCCGGCAGCCGCATTGGCGAGCGGTTGGAGGCGGCATTTCAACGTGCACGTGCTCGTGCACGTGCATGTGCGCGATTCAGGCTATCGGGCTGGCGTTGTAGATCGGGTGAGATCGGGAGGCAGGCAGCCGAGAACGGAACGCTCAGTTCGAAATCAGGTTCTTCCCGCCCATTTCCTCGGGTTTCTCGATGTCGAGAATTGCCAGGATCGTGGGAGCGAGGTCCGAGAGGCGGCCGTCGGCGACCTTGCTCTTGAGGAGCCGGTCGCTTGCCACCACCAGCGGGACCGTGTTGGTGGAGTGCTGGGTGTGGGGGCGCTCATTGGAATCGAGCATTTCTTCGCAGTTGCCGTGGTCGGCGGTTATCAGCACGTCGTAGCCGGTCTTTTTTGCCACTTCGAGGACTTTCGCCATGCACTCATCGAGCACGGCGACGGCCTTCCTGGCGGCTTCGAAGTCGCCGGTGTGGCCGACCTGGTCCCCGTTGGCGTAGTTGAGCACGATCAGGCTGTACTGCTCTTTTTCCATGGCGGCGATGAGCTTCTCGGTCACTTCGGCGGCGCTCATCTCGGGCTTCAAGTCATAAGTCGGCACGTCGCGCGGCGAGGGGACGAGGATGCGGTCCTCGTGCTCGAAGAGTTTTTCCTGCCCGCCGTTGAAGAAGAAGGTCACGTGGGCGTACTTCTCGGTCTCGGCGATGCGGAGCTGCGAGAGCCCCTTGGCCGAGACCACTTCGCCCAGCGTGTTTTTCGGCGTCTGGGAGCGGAAGGCCACCGGCAGGTCGAAGCGCTCGTCATATTCAGAGAAACAGGTAAAGCCGCAGAGCTTGGGCATGCGCTCTCTGGGGAAGTCGTTGAAGCCCTCTTCGGTGAGGGCGCGGGTGATCTGGCGCGCGCGGTCGGCGCGGAAGTTGAAAAAGATGATGCCGTCGCGATCCGATATCAGGCCCACGGCGTTTTTCTTCTCGTTGCAGATGATCGTGGGCAGGACGAACTCGTCGTCTTCGCCGCGGGCGTAGGCGGCCTCGACGGCCTCGGCGGCGCTGGCGGCCACGTGCTCGGCCTGTCCCAGCACCATGGCGTTGTAGGCCTTCTCGACCCGGTCCCAGCGCTTGTCGCGGTCCATGGCGTAGAAACGGCCCGAGACCGTGGCGATCTTGCCGAGCTTCTGCTTGGCGAGGAATTTCTCAAAGTCGTTGATGTAGGTGAGCGCGCTGCGGGGCGGGGTATCGCGCCCGTCGAGGAAGGCGTGGATGAGCACCCGGCTGAGCCCGCGCTCCTTGGCCATCTCCACGAGGGCCTTGGCGTGCTCGTAGTGGCTGTGGACCCCGCCGTCGGAGAAGAGGCCCATCAGGTGGAGGGCGCCCTTGGACTCGGCCACGGCGTCCATCTGGGCCAGCAGGGCCTCGTTCTCGAAGAAGGCGCCGTCCTCGATTTCCTTGTTGATGAGCGAGAGGTCCTGGTAGACGATCCGACCGGCCCCGATGTTCAGGTGGCCCACCTCGGAATTGCCCATCTGCCCCTTGGGCAGGCCCACGTCCGCCCCGGAGGTGCTGATGTGGGAGTGGGGATATTCCTGCAGCAGCCGGTCCCACGTGGGGGTCGGGGTCTGCGCGATGGCATTGTAGGGGTCGTCGGCTTTGCCCTCGCCCCAGCCATCGAGAATCATCAGTAGCACACGTTTGTCGTTCATCGGCTCGTTTGCCGCCCGCATCGCGGGCGCGCAGGGGAGTATGGAACAGGTTGGGGGCGGGTGGTCAACTGCGTTGCCGCGCCCGCCCGGTTCCGTTTAACTATTGGAAATGATTGAAATTCAGGCGGGCTCGCCCTTGCCCAGGCCCCGTTCGAAGTCGCTCTGGCACTGCACGCAACGCAGGGCCATGGGGTAGGCGCGCAGGCGCTCCTCGGGGATGTCCTCGCCGCAGTCGGCGCACTCGGTGTATTCGCCGTTCTCGATGCGCGAGAGGGCGACATCAATGCTGCCCAGCACGGCCTGGTCGTCCTGCCCGAGGCGGTCGAGCAGGGCCTTCTCGGTCACGGCGGCCGCTTCCTCGCCGATGTCGGGGTGGCGCTCTTCGGCCAGGGCCCGCTGCTCGGCATCGCCACTGGCGACTTCCTTGAGCAGGTGCATCCGCTCGGACTCAAGGCGCTCGCGCATTTCGGTCAGGAATTGATTGTTCTCGGCCATGGTTTCCCCCGGCATTTTCAAAAGTCTTGTTGCCGCGCGCCGCTACGGCGGAGCGCCCTGGTTGCTGCAGGCTGGCGGGCGGACGCCCCCCCGGCCTGTGTCAGTAATGGTAAGTTTCACCCCGGATGATTGTCCAGCACCGGTAGAGCTGTTCGAGCAGCACGACCCGCGCCATCTGGTGGGGCAGGGTGATCCTTCCGAGCGCGAGCGTATCGTCGGCCCGCTCTCGCACCGCCGGAGCATGACCCAGCGGGCCGCCCAGGGCAAAAATAAGGTCGCGGCCCTCGTGGGTGCGTTCTTCGAGCCAGGCGGCCATCTCCTGCGAGCTCATCTCCCGGCCGCGCTCATCGAGTGCGATGAGCCGGGCGGTCTCCGGCACTCTTGCCAGCAGGTTCTCCGCCTCGGCCGCCACGGCCTTCTCGCGCTCGGCGCCCGAGAGCCGCTTGGCCCCGAGCTTGGCATCGCGCACCTCGAGCACCTCGCAGGGCCCGTAGCGCGAGAGCAGCTTGAGATAGTGCCCCTCCAGCT
Protein-coding regions in this window:
- the gpmI gene encoding 2,3-bisphosphoglycerate-independent phosphoglycerate mutase; translated protein: MNDKRVLLMILDGWGEGKADDPYNAIAQTPTPTWDRLLQEYPHSHISTSGADVGLPKGQMGNSEVGHLNIGAGRIVYQDLSLINKEIEDGAFFENEALLAQMDAVAESKGALHLMGLFSDGGVHSHYEHAKALVEMAKERGLSRVLIHAFLDGRDTPPRSALTYINDFEKFLAKQKLGKIATVSGRFYAMDRDKRWDRVEKAYNAMVLGQAEHVAASAAEAVEAAYARGEDDEFVLPTIICNEKKNAVGLISDRDGIIFFNFRADRARQITRALTEEGFNDFPRERMPKLCGFTCFSEYDERFDLPVAFRSQTPKNTLGEVVSAKGLSQLRIAETEKYAHVTFFFNGGQEKLFEHEDRILVPSPRDVPTYDLKPEMSAAEVTEKLIAAMEKEQYSLIVLNYANGDQVGHTGDFEAARKAVAVLDECMAKVLEVAKKTGYDVLITADHGNCEEMLDSNERPHTQHSTNTVPLVVASDRLLKSKVADGRLSDLAPTILAILDIEKPEEMGGKNLISN
- a CDS encoding 23S rRNA (pseudouridine(1915)-N(3))-methyltransferase RlmH; protein product: MKLTILTVGKLKDAPWRELEGHYLKLLSRYGPCEVLEVRDAKLGAKRLSGAEREKAVAAEAENLLARVPETARLIALDERGREMSSQEMAAWLEERTHEGRDLIFALGGPLGHAPAVRERADDTLALGRITLPHQMARVVLLEQLYRCWTIIRGETYHY
- a CDS encoding TraR/DksA family transcriptional regulator, with protein sequence MAENNQFLTEMRERLESERMHLLKEVASGDAEQRALAEERHPDIGEEAAAVTEKALLDRLGQDDQAVLGSIDVALSRIENGEYTECADCGEDIPEERLRAYPMALRCVQCQSDFERGLGKGEPA